actttggttgttttttttttttttttaattattactccctccgtcccactttgatagtcctgtttcttttttcacgcagtttaagaaaaagtagttaactttgttggaaaagtaaatttagattactattttcctaaaataccctcatattaaatagagtacaactttatggaaacttgaattgatggtaaaaaaagaatcaactctcattaaatggggtaggtttatagcaacaacaacttgtattgaataagggtattttaggaaaatgaaaatacaactacattcttcaattggaaagtggactgcaatttgggacagataaaaaaggaaaacaggactatcaaagtaggacggagggagtattatttTGTTGGGTGTCGATGCATCTGGACCGTCTCTTTTCGAAACATTGCTGCTCCTTCCCTTTTGCCTCATGTTACAATTTGCAATGACACATAATAATTGCAAACTCGTAAACATGGCAGACATGACATGCAGCTCGTATTACTATTAATAATTTATTAGTGCCATGAGCCGACCTCTACTTTAATATAAGTAGTTAAATACCAATTCactaaaaattttctaaaacgaATGGTTGGTTCAACGGAGTCTTGGATGCTTTCGGCTTTCGTCTCAGTGTTTTGTTCGATTTCCGCCAGATATTCAATGTAGTTAAAAGAGTCTTGGAATTGGGACGCATTCTGTACCTCTCGGCAACAGTTACATTAAAGCCTAAAAAGGAGATGGCGTATTTTTTTGGTAagttcaaacttttttttttttttggttttgctcATTCTTGATTCAAGTATTCATTTGATTCTGTTCCTACCCGTTGCAAACAATGATGGAGCCAAGGGAGGGCagaggggggccatggccccctaagttttgaaaattttaattcataatatgtaaatatatgtataagttaAAGGTGGCCccctaattttttataattttagtttatattatgagagtttatatatatatatatatatatctgtgtgTATATGAATTAGCCaccttttgatttaattttttcttcaaaaaaaagttatttattttttattgtactaattatttaacattcaaaaaattaaacatataatttgataatccatagtaaattgacccaattTGATGGATTATAATGAAAGACTCAATTCATAATTATCAATgggctaaaataaaaataattactttattggtccatatacaaatatacaccTTAGCctaattgataaaaaatttaaaattagtgATCTATCCTCTTGTTGActcatatacaaatatacaaataattacttgaaagtttggtgaaaacaagaaattgaGTGATACATCCTGTTATTGGCAGATTGATTATATTTGTTTTTACTCTTTCTGTATTAACTGCAACTATAGAACGTACATTTTCAATTGTGAATATAatcaaaacaagataaaagataatttcttgaatgattgtctaacaATGTACATAAAAAAAAGGATGATCAAAATTTAGCACCGATTcaattataaatgaatttagttctatgaaagaacGTAAATCTCAATTTACTTTTTATAAAAGAGGATGAAATTTCAAGGTATATTAACataattttcatcttttttttattttaaaaaattaatatttatattacatagttatatttttatttttgcgcaggtgacatattggagcatcttctcataatgtacAACTTAAgtggtttgtgatgttataagatatttaatcaaatgttatTTCTTATCTTAATTTTAATTCTGACTATGCTACATATTTATAAAATAGatatacctttataattaaaattaaaatttgatattttaagatgtcatatatttaaataaataaaaattagtttgaacataacatattaagataattttgaTAGAAAAAATGTTGACCCTCCCAAGGaaaaaatcctggctccgtCATTGGTTGCAAAGATTGCTCGGTTTTTCGAAGCATCTGTAGCATTTCATTACcgatataatataataaatagCATGTCGCTTGTGCAAGCTAAGTTAGGGGAGCTGCAAGACGAGTATTTACGACTTCGCTACTCGCGTTACATAACTGCATATGGCGTTTAAGGAACGCTTTATAGTTGTGGACGTCATCTTTCACATCTTGTTTAAATCATTGGCTATGTTGAATCCAGGGCGAAGCAGGGCCTGGTACCTGATTAAAagggcaacaaaaaaaaaaaaaatctcttgtgATATATCTAATGTACAGAAAAGCCTCCCAAGGTTTAAAAAGGTATAAAATGATACATCATATTTTgaattaaattataaaattgaccaaattcgATAAACATAACGGAAAATTTAATGGAATCTAATAAATTTAATGAtaaatattttgaactaaattacaAAATTAATGGAATTCAGTAAATTTAATAAAATTCAGTAAatataacaaaaaatttaatgaaatctGATAAACTTAATGGTAAATTTAACAGGATCCAATAAGTTTAACAGTCAAAACTGTCATTTTCGTTAAATTTATTAGATTCCAttagttttataatttaatttaaaatatgagatatttttttgtatattttgaaactatagaaAATTTTTCTGTATATTAAGTATACCACAGGaagtttttgtgtttttaaccaaaaaaaaaaaagtaagaccGGCGACCGGCCAAGTTTTAACTTGCAGCAGTGTTGGCTGCTTTTTGATTTCCAAAGCAATCAAAACGCATGTAATGTCAAAATCCTTCTTGTGCTCCTTATTAAATTAACATATATTATTATCCCATGTACAGCAACTTTGAATAGTATTTTTTTCTAGCCAGAAGATTTTGAATTTACAATTTTATATTTACTAATTTTTCAACCACGTCATCCAATCCTACGCCCTTCAAAAATCACTTGAGATTCTCGGCGACATATTTTCTATGTCAACTCAATGTCACCAATAATGTTGTGCtaagtgtcttgttattatttacactttaattttttaataatttaactTGGCTTGGTTTAACACAAATTTAAATAATAACATAACACTATTGGTGGCATTGAATTGATATAAAAAACATGGTATTGAGGATCCCAAGTGCTCCACAAACACAAACGTTGAGCACACGGACCAACCAACTAATGCAAGGACAACAACTGTAAACTAGAGCATAAATCCAGAGTGTGCTGTACAGGGCTCACCGAATTCTCCTAATCTACCAACTAATAAAACTTGCAAGAAAACTAACATGAACCGACTTAAGTCccattttttcaaacttatgATATGATAGCTATGCATACTAAAttatatatgatttttttttttaattcttgggGAGAATTACCCAGAAAAGTACAATACAGAAACAATCATTTATATACATCATTAaacttaagagagagagagagagagaataccATATGGCAGATGGCATTGATCACCAGCCACCagctaatatatttataatttaggaccgataaaaaaagaaaaataagactaCAAAATTCACACGACACTTATCCATCTGGGAAAAGGAGGCTACGTAAGCGATACAGCTGAAGCGCAAATCAATGCAACTACGAGCGCAAGAAGAAGGCAGTACCTAAATGCTAAAAGGCGAAAGCAAGCAGTAAACTACAACTCAGCAGCATATACAGAGTCAGGAGTTCGTCACTACTAGACCACAACAACGCACTATGGTTGCTTTTGCACTCTTCCTCGTGTTTGTTTTGTCTGATTTTCTTCGCCACTCAATCCTGCGTCTCCCTCTCTCACTAGTCATTATCAAAAGATAAACTTCCCCATATCACAAGAAATCAACCCAACCCATATCTTTAGCAGGATTATTATTAATCTTTTTGGTCGCactgaaataattaattacGTTACTATAATTGAAAATGGGTGCATACACATGTACCTGTTTGTATGGATATCTATATCATACAAACAAGACCCGAATTCGGGTATAATCTTCCTCTGCCGTCCAAGACTTGGGTAAAGGTttgccattttctttttctcaatggGGTTTTCATACTCTGTTGTCTTACTAGATAATGGGTCTGGATTTGAAGCAGGTGCATCAATGATTGTAACGAGGAAGGGATGTGATGTAAGATTGGATTTTTCTTGGTGGGGTCTTGTCAGATGAGTAAAAGGAGGGATGGGGTTTAGTAGCTGTTTCGGTGCATTCGGTTCTACTTGCAAGGAAACAAGTAAAACACAGAGGCCACGAGGTAAGAAccaataatatttcaattctTAGTTTAGGCTTGAATGGAAGTAACTTCTAATTACTGCTGAATTTGAGCACGGTGATAATTTTGTTGATTGGAATTAACATTCTTGATGAAGGTGAAACACTCTATAGGCCATTTCCATTTTCTCAAAGGGGTTTGCGTGTTGTACGCATGAAAAGAAGAGGTATTAACGAGTGAGGAGAGATTTGCCATGAAATTTTTCGTTAGTTATCATCTGCTAAAGCAAATGTCTCCGAACTTGAACTACAAATTAGGCTGTTAATATCATGCTCAAAACTTTAACTATTTACAAATACGAATAAGCAATCAAACCTGAATTTATCTTTCCCGATTTCTAATTCCCAACTCTAGATATTCCCCGGGCAATCACAACCTTCAAGCTTCTCATCATAATGTTGTTGCGTCTTTAGGAAACATCTGTTTTTGACCTTGATGAGTGGAGTCGATCCAAGCGTTCTTAAGGTAGTAGCTATGTTACCCAGTTTAGAGTTGTTTGGTTCAGAAAAATTTAGCATTACGTGCTAACAAATAAAGCTCCATATTCAGGCTTCAGTTTGAGCTTAATCTAAGCGGGACATAAGTGCCTTCAGCTGCTTACAACTTAGAGAACAGTTTCAGTTCAAAGATACAAGAGCCTAAACTTGTTTTACGAGATTTATAACCTGCTGCATATTTTAGGGTCGAAGTTATGGTCTTATCTGACTAGTGCGTATACTGATCTACAACTCTTTTCCATGATTTTCTATTTGATCACTTCTCATTCTCTGGTTTTCTATCTGCTTCTGCATGGTTAGAGCTCGCTACAAGCAATGTCAAGCTGTTCTCATACAACTCTTTGCGGTCAGCAACAGGACACTTTCACCCATCAAACAGAATAGGAGGCGGCGGTTTTGGAGTAGTATACAGGGTATGATCAATCTTAGTTTGTGTGTCTCCATGAGTTTTCCGGTTATTGCAACCTTGCTTAAGAGAGAAATAGAGAGGAGAGAAACGAGGGACTAAGCTATTCTGGTACCGTGCCAATATCGTTCTTATGCTCGATCCTTCTGAAATTGTTAGCTCTTCATAGAGGCTCTTATCTAGCTTCTTGTACTATTGCAGGGTGTTTTGAGGGATGGAACTCAAGTTGCCATCAAGTGTCTATCTGCTGATTCGAAGCAAGGGACCACTGAATTCTTAACAGAGATTAATATGATTTCAAATATTAGACATCCAAACCTTGTTCAGTTGATTGGTTGTGGCATCGAGGGCAGTTATCGGATATTGGTATATGAATATATGGAGAATAACAGCCTTGCAAGTTCTCTACTCAGTAATTTTCTGATTCTTTGATGCAAATGTTCCAATTTATGGGATCCCATGATTCAAAAAGGAGATAAGATGCAAAATTAGACGTTCCATTACCAAGTTTCAAGCTAAAAAATTTTTGCTGGTTCTACTTCAGGTTCAAAAGTTAAAAGGCTTGAGATGGATTGGTCCAAGAGAGCTAACATATGTAGGGGTACAGCTTCTGGCCTTGCTTTTCTGCATGAGGAAGCTGACCCAAGTATTGTCCACCGTGATATAAAAGCCAGCAACGTTCTTCTTGATGAGAACCTTCATCccaaaattggtgattttgggCTAGCAAAGCTTTTCCCCGACAACGTCACTCATGTTAGTACTAGGGTGGCAGGAACAGTGTAAGTGTGACTTTTACTTCTCTATGGCTTTCTTACAGCTGATTATTTTGTATTGATAACATGCATGTTGTTGtatgatttttcatttatttaagaGAACGGAGTTGGATGGTTTGGTTTTAACTTATGGAAAGCATCCAGATTTGCTGTCTGGCTCAAATTGTTTAAAAGATCTTGTGACGTTCTGACATTGACGACTTAAGATTACTTACCTTTAGTGCCACAACCGTGAGGGAGTCCAAGGAAGTTTGTCTATGAGTGCTTTAATCGGTGTTAAGAGGGTTGCATTTCTCGCAAATGCTTAAATTTAGATCTGAAATGCATAAAACGTTTATCTTCTGGCCTCATTTTGCTGGTGGAAGTTGTCTCAATGTGCATTTGAATTGAATGTATCTTTCCCTTTCCTGCCTCTAGCTGCCCAATGTGGACTGTCACTTGACTCATGATGTTGATTTTATGCTTCAAAAATATTGAACCATGCTTGAAAGGAGTACAATTTCATccagagaaaaaaaattaattctaatTTGGGAGTACTATAAGTTTAGCATGAGCAATCTAATGCACAATCCGCCTGCACAAccagaaggaagaagaaggtagggaaaaaaaagaaaaagaaaaaatctcaTTTGTCTTAATATGTTTCTGCAGTGGATATCTAGCTCCAGAGTATGCCTTGCTAGGACAGCTTAGTAAGAAGGCAGATGTCTATAGCTTTGGGGTGCTTGTACTCGAGCTGGTAAGTGGCAGAAGTAGTAGT
The Coffea arabica cultivar ET-39 chromosome 6c, Coffea Arabica ET-39 HiFi, whole genome shotgun sequence genome window above contains:
- the LOC113691839 gene encoding cold-responsive protein kinase 1-like isoform X1 codes for the protein MGFSSCFGAFGSTCKETSKTQRPRGETLYRPFPFSQRGLRVVRMKRRELATSNVKLFSYNSLRSATGHFHPSNRIGGGGFGVVYRGVLRDGTQVAIKCLSADSKQGTTEFLTEINMISNIRHPNLVQLIGCGIEGSYRILVYEYMENNSLASSLLSSKVKRLEMDWSKRANICRGTASGLAFLHEEADPSIVHRDIKASNVLLDENLHPKIGDFGLAKLFPDNVTHVSTRVAGTVGYLAPEYALLGQLSKKADVYSFGVLVLELVSGRSSSKAAFGEDLLVLVEWTWKLREEGRILEIVDPELGEYPEEEVIRFIQVALFCTQAAAHQRPGMKQVLKMLSEEVNLNEQLLDAPGVYRPHTSRQSGGGGLQITSSRSDKGKMSAYFAMSAGLDTSQSVTQMLPR
- the LOC113691839 gene encoding cold-responsive protein kinase 1-like isoform X2, which codes for MGFSSCFGAFGSTCKETSKTQRPRELATSNVKLFSYNSLRSATGHFHPSNRIGGGGFGVVYRGVLRDGTQVAIKCLSADSKQGTTEFLTEINMISNIRHPNLVQLIGCGIEGSYRILVYEYMENNSLASSLLSSKVKRLEMDWSKRANICRGTASGLAFLHEEADPSIVHRDIKASNVLLDENLHPKIGDFGLAKLFPDNVTHVSTRVAGTVGYLAPEYALLGQLSKKADVYSFGVLVLELVSGRSSSKAAFGEDLLVLVEWTWKLREEGRILEIVDPELGEYPEEEVIRFIQVALFCTQAAAHQRPGMKQVLKMLSEEVNLNEQLLDAPGVYRPHTSRQSGGGGLQITSSRSDKGKMSAYFAMSAGLDTSQSVTQMLPR